In one window of Deltaproteobacteria bacterium DNA:
- a CDS encoding tetratricopeptide repeat protein, giving the protein MKLKKIFFFVSLAFFAIILVDCSASKNKEEQWEQLATNAAEFTDRKQYDDAMRAWKLALQFAEGNFSSGHEAITVSNENLADIYRINGNLNKAEELLIRALGNEEKRLGANHPDVGIALNNLGAVYVEQKKYSEAEEALKRSIQLLERAQAPQLLITAFYSLADCYQAQGRYTEAEPFFKRVLESDKEEYEKDKAEENLISLTIDLLALAKNYVLQREYNQAKELYQKALKIAPNDSDVAEAIKKLADVYKKQGFDKEASLLYEKIGMSSR; this is encoded by the coding sequence ATGAAATTAAAAAAAATATTTTTTTTCGTAAGTCTAGCTTTCTTTGCAATAATTTTAGTTGATTGTAGTGCGAGTAAAAATAAAGAAGAACAATGGGAACAATTAGCTACTAATGCTGCCGAGTTTACTGATCGCAAACAATATGATGATGCTATGCGAGCCTGGAAATTGGCTTTGCAGTTTGCCGAAGGGAATTTTTCCTCTGGCCACGAAGCAATTACTGTTTCAAATGAAAATTTGGCAGATATCTATAGGATCAATGGCAATTTGAATAAAGCAGAAGAATTGTTAATCAGGGCATTAGGTAATGAAGAAAAAAGATTAGGTGCAAACCATCCAGATGTAGGTATAGCGCTTAATAATTTAGGCGCAGTGTATGTAGAACAGAAAAAATATTCTGAAGCGGAAGAGGCTTTAAAACGATCAATCCAATTGCTTGAACGTGCTCAAGCACCTCAACTTCTAATTACGGCGTTTTATAGTTTGGCAGATTGTTATCAAGCGCAAGGGCGTTATACGGAAGCAGAACCATTTTTTAAGCGAGTACTTGAATCTGATAAAGAAGAATATGAAAAAGATAAAGCCGAAGAAAATCTCATTTCGTTAACCATAGATTTATTAGCGTTGGCAAAAAATTATGTCCTCCAACGTGAGTATAATCAGGCTAAGGAGCTTTATCAAAAAGCGCTAAAAATAGCACCTAATGATTCAGATGTAGCTGAAGCAATTAAAAAATTAGCAGATGTTTATAAAAAACAAGGTTTTGATAAGGAAGCCAGCCTTCTGTATGAAAAAATCGGAATGTCATCCCGCTAA
- a CDS encoding DUF4116 domain-containing protein, which produces MNCNSGYSISGVCVSADKFQKSIAGIKEHVERSGPPSKLSTAIGTKLDTFILDKDLSLEELKYILNQDKILQTARRVPKREPVRGFFIDNMGLLFLQEQTHDVDYVIKLCKLGLIDGVIDYLSTERSYPNTLQDPKFKNYVSGQTKHLLEYDAARALLEANPEDTEFQRWIVHKEPALYNLANPEVKKDRELALAFVKDNYRNYEDLPTELKEDAEISDEYHDIAPRGGIFIGMDTGFVIHKDLAVVTPVLGITYSFAGPNHWGFGFTLLGTLPEEGPKSSNINISVSYSLLPNRTAHEFPFLDLRLAWPFGVKIQEEGGTDYVYPTTGLGLELTINPDIPYGDPVPLLKTGVKFLCTPPGDETLPCSIQIVFGLNFLTPIIAALSAAQS; this is translated from the coding sequence ATGAATTGCAATTCTGGTTACTCGATCAGTGGCGTTTGCGTCAGCGCCGATAAATTCCAAAAATCTATAGCAGGTATTAAAGAACATGTTGAACGATCTGGGCCACCTTCTAAACTTTCAACGGCGATTGGAACAAAATTAGATACCTTTATTCTAGATAAAGACCTGTCACTTGAAGAACTTAAATATATATTGAACCAGGATAAAATCCTTCAAACGGCAAGACGAGTACCTAAACGAGAGCCAGTAAGAGGGTTCTTCATTGACAATATGGGACTTTTATTCTTGCAAGAACAAACTCACGATGTCGATTATGTCATTAAACTCTGTAAATTGGGCCTCATTGATGGGGTTATTGATTATTTATCCACCGAACGAAGTTATCCAAACACCCTGCAAGATCCAAAATTTAAAAATTATGTCTCAGGCCAAACCAAGCATCTTCTCGAATACGACGCAGCTAGGGCATTGTTAGAGGCAAATCCTGAAGATACTGAGTTTCAACGATGGATCGTTCATAAAGAACCGGCACTTTATAACCTCGCCAACCCCGAAGTTAAGAAAGATCGTGAGCTAGCCTTAGCCTTCGTAAAAGATAATTATCGTAATTATGAAGATCTCCCCACAGAGTTAAAAGAAGATGCCGAAATTTCAGATGAGTATCACGATATAGCTCCACGTGGAGGCATATTTATTGGAATGGACACAGGGTTCGTTATCCATAAAGATCTTGCGGTTGTCACACCTGTCCTAGGCATAACTTATTCCTTTGCTGGTCCCAATCACTGGGGATTTGGGTTTACTTTGCTTGGCACGTTGCCAGAGGAGGGACCCAAGTCTAGTAATATTAATATTTCAGTTAGTTATAGTCTTCTCCCAAATCGCACTGCTCATGAATTTCCTTTCTTGGACCTTCGCCTTGCCTGGCCTTTCGGAGTAAAAATACAGGAAGAGGGAGGAACAGATTACGTCTATCCTACCACTGGATTAGGATTAGAACTAACTATTAATCCGGATATTCCTTATGGTGATCCCGTACCTTTGCTTAAAACCGGTGTGAAATTCTTATGCACTCCTCCCGGAGATGAAACTTTGCCTTGTTCGATTCAGATAGTGTTTGGTTTAAATTTCCTTACGCCAATTATAGCAGCATTATCAGCAGCTCAATCATGA
- a CDS encoding bifunctional hydroxymethylpyrimidine kinase/phosphomethylpyrimidine kinase: MYDGEKIYQLGGKRLKGKFHGSGCRFASSLAGHLFSGKALPQSFKLAKNIFYGSSNEIKKNIFFRKSSFLCNNFS, encoded by the coding sequence TTGTATGATGGAGAAAAAATTTATCAATTGGGTGGCAAAAGGCTGAAAGGTAAATTTCACGGCAGTGGCTGTCGTTTTGCAAGTAGCCTAGCAGGGCATTTATTTTCAGGAAAGGCCTTGCCCCAATCGTTTAAATTAGCAAAAAATATATTCTATGGGAGTTCTAATGAAATTAAAAAAAATATTTTTTTTCGTAAGTCTAGCTTTCTTTGCAATAATTTTAGTTGA
- a CDS encoding PIN domain-containing protein, giving the protein MIAIDTSSLIAFLSGSKGPDVEWVDKVLTDKIGVLPPVVLTELLSDASLPKTTLELFTQLPLLNLSTHYWNNAGLLRAKIISGGFKARLADTLIAQACIENTVALITRDKDFRHFQKYGGLKLL; this is encoded by the coding sequence GTGATTGCAATCGATACGAGTTCTTTGATTGCCTTTTTATCAGGCTCTAAAGGTCCCGATGTTGAATGGGTCGATAAAGTTTTAACCGATAAAATAGGGGTATTGCCACCGGTAGTTTTAACCGAATTGCTAAGTGATGCCTCTTTACCCAAAACAACTTTAGAACTTTTCACCCAACTCCCTTTGTTAAACCTTTCTACTCATTATTGGAATAACGCTGGCTTATTAAGAGCAAAAATCATCTCAGGTGGTTTTAAAGCAAGGTTGGCGGACACTTTAATTGCCCAAGCTTGCATTGAAAACACTGTGGCATTAATCACACGCGACAAAGATTTTCGTCATTTCCAAAAATACGGCGGATTAAAGTTACTGTAA
- a CDS encoding DUF4116 domain-containing protein codes for MRCESGYSINGVCVSADKFQKSVAYIEKDLHKGCFYDYKRDEASSVAKKLDAFILDQDLSHEELKLLLEGPCISENLVMPNGLVDTIEEVLNTYKKVFDPNTYYTYHKVSLLFFALADDNFFSQPNFIKEILRSATSASEREKIIEFFRENIELLFLQEQTHHNPDYVIELCKLFPINEVVGYLSKQSYPNVLQNQKFKGYISQQPPEHAYAAKVLLEANPEDTEFQRQIVRKNPAAYPLANPEVKKDRELALAAVNHNYNVYESLSTELKEDPEISSLFQQKTDEHYGELRQKTISVEWTTGVAIYKDLGLVLGLTASLNGRWGIGISLLQGSDFGDYHISPSYSLLPNRTAYEYSFLDLRLALPLGIKTQDEGGGVRADFATGLALELSINPGIPNVDGLPLLKTGVQFLCTPFKDETFPCSIQLTLGVNFMTILPGLLLIFPPD; via the coding sequence ATGAGATGCGAATCTGGTTACTCGATCAATGGCGTTTGTGTCAGCGCCGATAAATTCCAAAAATCTGTAGCATATATTGAAAAAGACTTACACAAGGGATGCTTTTATGATTATAAACGTGATGAGGCATCTTCAGTTGCTAAAAAATTAGATGCCTTTATTCTTGACCAAGACCTGTCACATGAAGAATTAAAACTTCTATTAGAAGGCCCCTGCATTTCTGAGAACCTAGTGATGCCAAATGGTTTAGTCGACACCATAGAGGAAGTTCTTAATACTTATAAGAAAGTTTTCGATCCCAATACTTACTATACTTACCATAAAGTTTCCCTTCTCTTTTTTGCCTTGGCTGACGATAATTTTTTCTCCCAACCTAATTTCATTAAAGAAATCCTTCGATCAGCAACAAGCGCGTCTGAACGAGAGAAAATAATAGAGTTCTTTCGTGAGAATATTGAACTTTTATTCTTGCAAGAACAAACCCATCACAATCCCGATTATGTCATTGAACTCTGTAAATTGTTTCCCATTAACGAGGTCGTTGGTTATTTATCCAAACAAAGTTATCCGAACGTCCTACAAAATCAAAAATTTAAAGGTTATATCTCACAACAACCGCCCGAACACGCTTACGCTGCTAAGGTATTGCTCGAGGCAAATCCTGAAGATACCGAGTTTCAACGACAGATCGTTCGTAAAAACCCAGCAGCTTATCCTCTCGCCAACCCCGAAGTTAAGAAAGATCGTGAACTAGCCTTAGCCGCCGTAAACCATAATTATAATGTTTATGAAAGCCTCTCCACAGAGTTAAAAGAAGATCCCGAAATTTCTTCGCTATTTCAGCAAAAAACAGATGAACATTACGGGGAGCTTCGACAGAAAACCATTTCTGTGGAGTGGACTACAGGTGTCGCAATCTATAAAGACCTTGGGCTTGTCCTTGGCCTGACAGCCTCCCTTAACGGTCGCTGGGGAATCGGGATTTCTTTGCTTCAAGGATCTGATTTTGGTGATTATCATATTTCACCTAGTTATAGTCTTTTGCCAAATCGCACTGCTTATGAATATAGTTTCTTGGACCTTCGCCTTGCCCTGCCCTTGGGAATAAAAACACAGGACGAGGGAGGAGGAGTTAGGGCCGACTTCGCCACTGGATTAGCATTAGAACTAAGCATTAATCCGGGTATTCCTAATGTAGATGGCTTACCTTTGCTCAAAACCGGCGTGCAATTCTTATGTACTCCTTTCAAAGATGAAACTTTCCCTTGTTCGATTCAATTAACGTTGGGTGTAAATTTCATGACGATACTTCCAGGGCTTCTATTGATATTCCCACCGGATTAG